CAGCGGCATGACCTCCTCGCCGAAGTACTTGAGCTCCTCGTTGTAGTCGATGAGCCCGAAGATCATGCCCTCCATGCCCGCCTCGTTGAGCCGGCCCAGCTCCTCGGTGACCTGCTCCGGGGTGCCGACGATCGGGTAGCCGCCCCAGCCGGCGATGAAGCGCTCCTGCATCTCCTTGACGGCGTGGTCGAACGACTGGCTCGCGCCGGACCCGGCGATCTTGATGACGTTGCCCGCCGCACCCCAGTCGCCCTCGTCGACGACCTGCTGGAACGCGCGCTTCGCCTCCTCCTCGGTGTCACGGCACACCACGAGGCCGTAGGTCATGGCGTGGATCTCGCGCTGGTACTCCTCGCGCGCCTTCGCCTTGAGCTTGGTCGTGTAGCCCTTGATGTTCTCCAGCGTGTCGAGCGAGGCGAAGTTGAAGTCGACGTTGCGCGCGGAGAACTCGATGCCCGACGGCGAGTTGCCCGCGTTGATCAGCGCGGGGCGCGGGCCCTGGTGCGGCTTCGGGTAGGCCTCGAGCAGCTCGGCGTCGAAGTACTTCGAGTGGATCGCGAACGTGCCCTCCTCGGTCCACAGCTTGTTGACGAAGTCGAGCCACTCCTGGCCGTAGGCGTAGCGCTCGTCGTGCTCGCGCTGCTCGGAGCCGAACATCTCCATCTCCGGCGGCACCCAGCCCATGACCATGTTCAGCGCGAAGCGCCCCCCGGAGATCCGGTCGACCGTGGTGGCCTGCTTGGCGGCGACGATCGGGTGCATCGTGGGCAGGTGGCTGGTGGCCGCGACGGCGATCCGCTCGGTGGCCTCGGCGACGCCGGCGGCCCAGGTGTAGGTCTCGAAGCAGTTGCCGTTGAAGTTCGTCGATCCGCCGAAGCCCTTCCAGCGGGCGACGGGGACGAGCACGTCGAAGCCGAGCCGGTCGGCGCGCTGCGCGATCTCCTTCGTGTGCTCCCAGGTGATCTCGTAGCTGCTCGGTGCGTGGCTCATGATCAGCCCGTAGGAGCAGTTGCTGCCGAACAGGCCCAGCTTCATCTTCTGGTCGCCGAACAGCGGGTTGGTCTCGGTGCGGTCGGCCGCGGGCCGCGTCTCCGCGGGCGGGCGGGGGTCGGTGGGGGCGAGGCCGAGGCGCTCGTTGGCCGTGACGGTCATCGTCTTCTCCTCTGGTCGGT
This sequence is a window from Pseudonocardia petroleophila. Protein-coding genes within it:
- a CDS encoding LLM class flavin-dependent oxidoreductase, translating into MTVTANERLGLAPTDPRPPAETRPAADRTETNPLFGDQKMKLGLFGSNCSYGLIMSHAPSSYEITWEHTKEIAQRADRLGFDVLVPVARWKGFGGSTNFNGNCFETYTWAAGVAEATERIAVAATSHLPTMHPIVAAKQATTVDRISGGRFALNMVMGWVPPEMEMFGSEQREHDERYAYGQEWLDFVNKLWTEEGTFAIHSKYFDAELLEAYPKPHQGPRPALINAGNSPSGIEFSARNVDFNFASLDTLENIKGYTTKLKAKAREEYQREIHAMTYGLVVCRDTEEEAKRAFQQVVDEGDWGAAGNVIKIAGSGASQSFDHAVKEMQERFIAGWGGYPIVGTPEQVTEELGRLNEAGMEGMIFGLIDYNEELKYFGEEVMPLLKQAGLRH